Proteins encoded within one genomic window of Acinetobacter sp. WCHA55:
- a CDS encoding LysR substrate-binding domain-containing protein, which translates to MHSFDDYYYFYLVVKHGGFSAASDASNITKSKLSRRILDLEAKYNVTLIQRSTRHFKVTPLGQELFEECRQIIQQVESAHNVLLKQKSEPQGLIKISCPSVMMRYQVRDLLHHFLKQYPKVQVEMELTSRRVDVLHDDIDLAIRTNFSANEDSSIVVRDVVKTTHCLVASPDLLQGHEIQFATELNDFPTLALGVQKSNYQWLLHHTQSDEQIVIPLEPRVKSNDVAGVYYSALDGLGIANLPYLTVEADIASGRLIHILPDWCSNIGTVQLVYASRKGQRLVMEKLIEHLIQGLRNFASTSKGYYL; encoded by the coding sequence ATGCATTCATTTGACGACTATTATTATTTTTATCTTGTGGTCAAGCACGGTGGTTTCAGTGCTGCAAGCGATGCTTCGAACATCACCAAGTCTAAACTTAGTCGCCGCATTTTAGACCTTGAAGCCAAGTACAATGTGACCCTAATTCAGCGTTCAACACGACATTTTAAAGTCACACCTTTGGGACAAGAGCTATTTGAAGAATGTCGTCAAATCATTCAGCAAGTCGAAAGTGCACACAATGTTTTACTGAAACAGAAAAGCGAACCGCAAGGTTTAATCAAGATCAGCTGCCCTTCTGTGATGATGCGCTATCAAGTGCGAGACTTACTCCATCATTTTTTAAAACAATATCCCAAAGTCCAAGTAGAAATGGAGCTGACCAGCCGTCGTGTGGATGTCTTGCATGATGACATTGATCTTGCCATTCGGACCAATTTTAGTGCCAATGAAGACTCGAGCATTGTAGTCCGTGATGTGGTCAAAACCACACATTGTTTGGTGGCCAGTCCTGACCTGCTACAAGGCCATGAAATTCAATTTGCCACCGAGTTGAATGATTTTCCAACGCTGGCTCTAGGAGTACAAAAATCCAATTATCAATGGTTATTGCATCATACCCAGAGTGATGAACAGATTGTGATTCCTTTAGAACCACGGGTCAAAAGTAATGATGTCGCAGGCGTGTATTACTCGGCGCTAGATGGGCTCGGCATTGCCAACCTGCCTTACTTAACGGTAGAGGCAGATATTGCTTCAGGTCGCCTGATTCACATTTTGCCCGACTGGTGTTCCAATATTGGAACCGTACAGCTGGTCTATGCTTCACGTAAAGGACAACGCTTGGTCATGGAAAAACTGATCGAGCATTTGATCCAAGGTTTAAGAAACTTTGCCAGCACCAGCAAGGGTTACTATCTGTAA
- the ycaC gene encoding isochorismate family cysteine hydrolase YcaC, whose amino-acid sequence MAKPYIRLDKDNAAVLLVDHQAGLLSLVRDIDPDKFKNNVLALAAAAKYFNLPTILTTSFEDGPNGPLVPELVEMFPNAPYIARPGQINAWDNEDFVQAVKATGKKQLIIAGVVTEVCVAFPALSALEEEFDVFVITDASGTFNPITRDAAWDRMSQAGAQLMSWFGAACELHRDWRNDIEGLGSLFAAHIPDYKNLIQSYSKNTAQK is encoded by the coding sequence ATGGCTAAACCTTATATTCGTTTAGACAAAGATAATGCAGCGGTTCTTTTGGTGGACCACCAAGCGGGTCTCCTTTCATTGGTCCGTGACATTGACCCAGACAAATTTAAAAACAATGTACTCGCACTGGCTGCTGCCGCGAAATATTTTAATCTTCCAACCATTTTGACCACCAGTTTTGAAGATGGTCCAAACGGCCCTTTGGTCCCTGAATTGGTCGAAATGTTCCCCAACGCACCTTATATTGCACGCCCTGGGCAAATCAATGCATGGGATAATGAAGACTTTGTTCAAGCGGTGAAAGCCACAGGTAAAAAACAATTGATTATTGCCGGTGTAGTGACTGAAGTCTGTGTGGCCTTCCCTGCACTGTCGGCGCTTGAAGAAGAGTTTGATGTCTTTGTGATTACCGATGCATCGGGAACCTTTAACCCCATCACTCGTGATGCAGCATGGGATCGCATGTCTCAGGCAGGCGCACAGCTGATGTCATGGTTTGGGGCAGCTTGTGAATTACACCGTGACTGGCGCAATGATATTGAAGGCCTCGGTTCACTCTTTGCAGCGCATATTCCAGACTATAAAAACCTGATTCAAAGCTATAGCAAAAATACAGCGCAAAAATAA
- a CDS encoding pirin family protein, whose protein sequence is MKKVIGVYRNQDMHWVGDGFPVKNLFSYDRLGQAISPFLLLDYAAPYKFDPTTSQRGVGSHPHRGFETVTIAYSGEVTHKDSSGGGGTINTGDVQWMTAGSGVVHEEFHSPAFAEHGGLFEMVQLWVNLPAKDKMTTPRYQALTVADIPRIEMDDNAGHIRVIAGEFGGHHGPAQTYSPVNVWDGELKAEYETFIHVPVTHNTIVVVLSGEVLINGTQKVVDSSIVMFAQDGEAAIQLQALQDTKFLVLTGEPLNEPIQGYGPFVMNSKAEIVQAFDDFNRGKFGEIPVAVVD, encoded by the coding sequence ATGAAAAAAGTAATTGGTGTTTATCGTAATCAAGACATGCATTGGGTGGGTGATGGTTTTCCTGTCAAAAACCTCTTTTCATATGACCGCTTAGGACAAGCGATTAGTCCGTTTCTACTTTTGGACTATGCTGCACCTTACAAATTTGATCCAACCACATCGCAACGTGGTGTGGGTTCACACCCGCATCGTGGCTTTGAAACGGTTACCATCGCCTATAGCGGTGAAGTGACACACAAAGACTCTAGCGGCGGCGGTGGTACCATCAATACTGGCGATGTACAGTGGATGACTGCGGGTTCAGGTGTGGTGCATGAAGAGTTTCATTCTCCAGCCTTTGCTGAGCATGGTGGCCTGTTTGAAATGGTACAACTTTGGGTGAATTTGCCAGCCAAAGACAAAATGACTACACCGCGTTATCAAGCCTTGACCGTGGCGGATATTCCACGTATTGAAATGGATGACAATGCTGGACACATACGTGTGATTGCAGGTGAGTTTGGTGGTCATCATGGCCCTGCTCAAACGTATAGTCCCGTCAATGTTTGGGATGGTGAATTAAAAGCAGAGTATGAAACTTTTATCCATGTGCCAGTCACACATAACACGATTGTGGTCGTGCTCAGTGGTGAAGTACTAATTAATGGCACGCAAAAAGTGGTAGATAGTTCCATTGTGATGTTTGCTCAAGATGGCGAAGCTGCAATTCAACTACAAGCGCTGCAAGACACTAAGTTCTTGGTGTTGACTGGTGAACCACTCAATGAGCCAATTCAAGGTTATGGTCCATTTGTGATGAATAGCAAAGCGGAAATTGTGCAGGCCTTTGACGATTTTAATCGTGGCAAGTTTGGTGAAATCCCCGTTGCTGTAGTGGACTAA
- a CDS encoding FAD-dependent oxidoreductase, which translates to MDIAVIGSGMAGLATARILKDAGHNITIFEALTGRGMDSHSTEFEGGLIDAPLRVMNPHLWKNTLSLATYLGIKTYPVRTYMACSWLFEDRTETWLTTTRSRIGNFPIINNRKGLQQYGWRLVKGMLQLKTAIAKFFKSKDQDITLAEFINQHDIEEVFWHGAVMPVLYTICTCNPKTIGEWPAKPLLIFLRQLTDGDALLRIQGGTPALVDKLIENINIQSGSAIRKVTEQGDKVLVENNKGEQQLFDRVVVATPTTKIEEFLDPVQFADDIALLKQFRFEQGQLVIHTDPSVMPPKRKDWSVLSYMMDRKFTRQQFTVWLNSVEPSLVGKNAVFQTWQPVTEIDPKKVISTVTLTRAVVDSQTVALNKELQQRHKSVNRKVFFCGSWSCDGLPILESAVTSAMHIAEIFGAPLPFVGLKPKVEVAPQLGY; encoded by the coding sequence TTGGATATTGCAGTTATTGGTAGCGGCATGGCCGGTCTTGCTACCGCAAGAATTCTAAAGGATGCTGGGCATAATATTACTATTTTCGAAGCACTGACTGGGCGAGGGATGGATAGCCACAGTACAGAGTTTGAAGGTGGATTGATTGATGCTCCGTTACGTGTCATGAACCCACACTTATGGAAAAATACCTTAAGTCTTGCGACTTATTTAGGCATTAAAACCTATCCAGTACGCACCTACATGGCATGTAGTTGGTTGTTTGAAGACCGTACAGAAACATGGTTAACTACGACGCGTAGCCGCATTGGCAATTTCCCAATTATCAATAACCGTAAAGGCCTACAGCAGTATGGATGGCGCTTGGTTAAAGGCATGTTGCAGCTTAAAACCGCGATTGCTAAATTCTTCAAATCTAAAGATCAAGACATTACCTTGGCTGAATTTATCAACCAGCATGACATTGAAGAAGTGTTTTGGCATGGCGCAGTTATGCCTGTGCTCTATACCATCTGTACCTGTAATCCAAAAACGATTGGCGAATGGCCAGCGAAACCACTGCTGATCTTTTTACGTCAGTTGACGGATGGTGATGCTTTATTGCGTATACAAGGTGGAACACCTGCTTTAGTCGATAAATTGATTGAAAACATCAATATCCAAAGTGGATCGGCTATTCGCAAAGTCACTGAACAAGGTGACAAGGTTTTGGTAGAAAATAACAAGGGCGAACAACAACTGTTTGACCGCGTGGTGGTGGCAACGCCAACCACAAAAATTGAAGAGTTTTTAGATCCTGTCCAGTTTGCAGATGATATTGCGCTGTTAAAACAGTTCCGTTTTGAGCAAGGTCAACTGGTGATCCATACTGATCCTTCCGTGATGCCACCTAAGCGTAAAGATTGGTCAGTACTGAGTTATATGATGGATCGTAAGTTTACCCGCCAACAGTTTACGGTTTGGCTCAATTCAGTCGAACCAAGTCTGGTTGGTAAAAACGCCGTGTTCCAAACGTGGCAGCCTGTGACCGAGATTGACCCGAAAAAAGTGATTTCAACAGTAACTTTGACACGTGCGGTGGTAGATTCGCAAACTGTGGCTTTAAATAAAGAGTTACAACAACGTCATAAAAGTGTCAACCGAAAAGTCTTCTTCTGTGGTTCATGGTCGTGCGATGGTCTGCCTATTTTAGAGTCTGCCGTAACTTCAGCGATGCATATTGCAGAAATTTTCGGTGCACCATTGCCGTTTGTTGGATTAAAACCTAAAGTTGAGGTTGCCCCACAACTCGGCTACTAA
- a CDS encoding SAM-dependent methyltransferase encodes MKWLQSLQRHLPKHKYAIDAKQLGDHAVLAWSNLGYWENNQSSYPEACQTLATHLADRLELKSNDRVLDLGCGQGASLLLWQQHYYIQQLCAVELQAECVQRIQHTLNSNVPIIQTSFLNLNSKLFSVPFDVVLCLDAAYHSDLNSFLRSTHSVLNSKGRIGFHYLMLSDAFLNLNRFEKLQLKMLLKAANVHLEHLQLKANLEHSIEAQGYQRVAIEDLSDAVLAGFSHYYHVYLAQQAAQNLDHFKIKMTAKLCQKLFEQGVVRYVQITAIKDV; translated from the coding sequence ATGAAATGGCTCCAAAGCTTACAGCGACATCTACCCAAACATAAATATGCAATTGATGCAAAACAATTGGGAGATCACGCTGTATTGGCTTGGAGCAATTTGGGGTATTGGGAAAATAACCAATCCTCCTATCCTGAGGCTTGTCAAACACTGGCAACGCATCTTGCTGATCGGTTAGAGCTAAAATCAAATGACCGTGTTTTAGACTTGGGCTGTGGACAGGGTGCGAGTCTATTGCTGTGGCAGCAGCATTACTATATTCAGCAACTTTGCGCGGTTGAATTACAAGCAGAATGTGTTCAGCGCATACAACACACTTTAAATTCAAATGTTCCTATCATTCAAACGTCATTTTTAAATTTAAATTCAAAGCTATTTTCAGTACCTTTTGATGTGGTGTTGTGCCTCGATGCCGCTTATCACAGTGATTTAAATTCATTTCTAAGATCAACTCATTCTGTTTTAAATTCAAAAGGGCGGATTGGTTTTCATTATTTGATGTTGAGTGATGCATTTTTGAATTTAAATCGCTTTGAGAAGCTTCAACTGAAAATGCTGTTAAAAGCAGCCAATGTTCATTTGGAACATCTTCAGTTAAAAGCCAATTTGGAGCATTCGATAGAAGCACAAGGCTATCAGCGAGTTGCTATTGAAGATTTATCAGATGCAGTTTTGGCTGGTTTTTCTCATTATTATCATGTGTATTTAGCCCAACAGGCTGCTCAAAACTTGGATCATTTCAAAATTAAAATGACGGCAAAACTTTGCCAAAAATTATTTGAACAGGGTGTCGTGCGCTATGTTCAAATTACGGCAATTAAAGACGTTTAA
- a CDS encoding TetR/AcrR family transcriptional regulator encodes MRVKTSKKRKSFITAAEELFLNQDYASVTIDAIVKTSKSSKPTFYNYFKSKDDLFEAYIIDSAQDFMNELNEIITFTTTIDKTLYQLGLTYINKLLSPHIIALNKLVIGESKRQPEIVKIYFEQGVMKVVSTFIYVMEKAVKTRVLQDESPSVLAKYFKALCEAEFQELALWGQKLTWTEEEIHKQTETAVKHFLKIYGV; translated from the coding sequence GTGCGCGTTAAAACAAGTAAAAAACGTAAAAGTTTTATCACCGCTGCTGAAGAGTTATTTTTAAATCAGGATTATGCCTCGGTGACAATCGATGCCATAGTAAAGACTTCGAAAAGCTCAAAACCCACGTTTTATAACTATTTTAAGTCCAAAGATGATTTGTTTGAGGCGTATATTATCGACTCGGCTCAGGATTTTATGAATGAATTAAATGAAATCATCACCTTTACCACCACAATTGATAAAACCTTATATCAATTGGGCTTGACCTATATTAACAAGCTTTTATCGCCTCATATTATTGCTCTGAATAAACTGGTCATTGGTGAGTCAAAACGACAACCCGAAATTGTTAAAATTTACTTTGAGCAGGGAGTCATGAAAGTTGTTTCGACTTTTATTTATGTGATGGAAAAAGCAGTGAAAACGAGAGTTTTACAAGATGAAAGCCCATCTGTGTTGGCAAAGTATTTTAAAGCACTGTGTGAGGCAGAATTTCAAGAGTTGGCATTGTGGGGGCAGAAATTGACGTGGACAGAGGAAGAAATCCATAAACAGACGGAAACAGCCGTTAAACATTTTTTAAAAATTTATGGTGTTTAG
- a CDS encoding IS5 family transposase has translation MKKPTHKIYRTTNWPAYNRALINRGNIAIWFDPKTQWYAEPQGKQGRSQTYSDIAIQCCLMIKSLFRLTLRMVTGFVQSLIKLCGLDWTAPDYSTLCRRQKHIDIAISYQKNSDGLHLLVDSTGLKFLGEGEWKRKKHQSEYRRQWCKLHIGIDARTLQIRAVQLTTNNVSDSQVLGDLLNQIPLDEQIDSVYTDGAYDTKQCRQVIADRQAHAVIPPRKNAKPWKDKKVHSLERNELLRTVKRLGRTLWKKWSGYHQRSLVETKMHCIKLLGDKLSARNFQSQVNEVHARIAILNRFTELGRPHTQVVT, from the coding sequence ATGAAGAAGCCTACACACAAAATCTACCGCACAACCAATTGGCCCGCATATAACCGAGCTCTCATTAATCGTGGGAATATTGCCATTTGGTTCGATCCAAAAACACAATGGTATGCAGAACCTCAAGGCAAACAAGGTCGAAGTCAAACCTACTCCGACATAGCGATTCAATGCTGTTTGATGATCAAATCTCTATTTAGACTTACTTTACGCATGGTCACTGGCTTTGTTCAAAGCTTAATTAAACTTTGTGGATTAGATTGGACAGCACCAGATTACAGTACGCTTTGTAGAAGACAAAAGCATATTGATATTGCAATTAGTTATCAGAAAAACAGTGATGGGCTTCATCTACTCGTAGACTCTACTGGCTTAAAGTTTTTGGGCGAAGGTGAATGGAAACGTAAAAAGCATCAGTCTGAATATCGTCGCCAATGGTGTAAACTTCATATTGGTATAGATGCTAGAACCCTGCAAATACGAGCCGTTCAGCTCACGACCAACAATGTAAGTGATTCACAGGTGCTTGGGGATTTACTCAATCAGATTCCATTGGATGAGCAGATTGACTCCGTATATACCGATGGCGCTTATGACACCAAGCAATGCCGACAGGTCATTGCAGATCGGCAAGCACATGCAGTGATTCCACCTAGAAAAAATGCCAAGCCTTGGAAAGATAAAAAAGTTCATTCGCTAGAGCGAAATGAATTACTTCGCACTGTTAAACGTTTAGGCAGGACACTATGGAAAAAATGGTCGGGCTACCATCAGCGAAGTCTGGTTGAAACCAAGATGCACTGCATCAAATTATTAGGCGATAAACTCAGTGCTAGGAACTTTCAAAGCCAAGTCAACGAGGTACATGCTCGTATAGCCATTTTAAATAGATTTACAGAATTAGGCCGACCTCATACCCAAGTTGTCACTTAA
- a CDS encoding DEAD/DEAH box helicase codes for MNSHSNTNQYLLFEEEYSTKDYLFVSKEKSKIGSISCLALPQKENIFFIQKKENCTYTLIHQESGLQFEAELTKYKNSYKIKNNLLFPKFEYDKSLTDVQLLPQNATEKSLRPAQIGAIHSLLSHWSLENGVATVVLPTGTGKTETMLLTSIVTQAIKTLVIVPTIDLKEQIFEKFQNWGMLRELGVIPYNFKNPKIIALEKIITTDDDIDVINSAEVVITTPALLARSPIKLHNKLQKLFSNVYFDEAHHVKAREWDLLKKLFKKSRIVQFTATPYRHDRQPIEGKVVFNYPLSQALKDKCFSKISLIAVDERHPKKKDLAIAQAAVQKLIADRKQGWKNHRIMVRANRLEKATELLALYQSCFPDERITLVHSNSPQRKRIIEDIKRDMYDIVICVDMLKEGFDYPNFKIAAVHGMHKSISVLLQFIGRFTRTQEGLGDASFIVNYAEENMSLELENLFQEGTGWEHVISQIADARKAQAESLLSFLQGCQPYASFDSPDITLNPKLVYPALSCVCFHADKVDWLKFKDAFNINKYAISQPYFNQLENVFYFTTQSRDKVKWARSDKIRDQTWGLVVLHYDISTKLLYLGYSDKLLDIENLIKKISLDTAVQIKDDNVFKAFHNIKRLSIVHAGIFKPANHLHRYSRLSGADVTAELSKWKEGNRCKKSDFVGIGFKEGKPISIGASIKGKVWSPSKAADLKEWKEWCINIGKVITDPNIDANQILEDSAEKIQLEEYPDNMIVLGTDWAEDLYEKIHKLTLEVDGISYLLSEAKINFINFTTQTAHFKISIYETEILFSLTLGGEKGFQIERLDDKKIYISGLKKDEILLKKFLEDYPPTLFLINSDTIAGCIHTKFSDKPEYRIPKERMEALEWNDVNFKIESIYKDGGMRTNSIQEFMMKKFISEGANIVFNDDNSGEAADIIAIFKEENLIRFELAHCKYSKEKAGARLSDLYEVCGQAIISLRYKWRPEELIRHLLRRNQTGVLAGKRFYYGEQDELNEINKALKYTNVEFVFSIAQPGVNISLMTTDMYDFLSSTYSTVIDMTETKLKCYFNK; via the coding sequence ATGAATTCACATTCTAATACTAATCAATATTTATTGTTTGAAGAAGAATACTCAACTAAAGACTACCTTTTTGTTTCTAAAGAAAAAAGTAAGATAGGCAGTATATCTTGTTTAGCTTTACCTCAAAAAGAAAATATATTTTTTATTCAAAAAAAAGAAAATTGTACCTATACACTAATTCATCAAGAGTCTGGTCTACAATTTGAAGCTGAACTCACAAAGTATAAAAATAGCTATAAAATAAAGAATAATCTTTTATTTCCAAAATTTGAGTATGATAAGAGTTTAACCGACGTACAGCTTTTACCTCAGAATGCAACAGAAAAAAGCCTTCGTCCCGCACAAATTGGAGCCATTCACTCTCTCTTATCACATTGGTCTTTAGAAAATGGGGTAGCCACAGTTGTGCTCCCTACGGGGACAGGCAAAACCGAAACAATGCTCCTAACAAGTATTGTAACGCAAGCTATTAAAACGTTAGTTATTGTTCCAACTATAGATTTAAAAGAACAAATTTTTGAAAAATTTCAAAACTGGGGGATGCTTAGAGAACTTGGGGTAATCCCTTACAATTTTAAAAACCCCAAGATTATCGCACTCGAAAAAATAATAACAACTGATGATGATATAGATGTAATAAATTCGGCCGAAGTTGTTATTACAACACCTGCATTATTGGCTCGCAGCCCAATTAAACTACATAATAAACTTCAAAAACTTTTTAGTAATGTTTATTTTGATGAAGCTCATCATGTCAAAGCACGTGAATGGGATCTGCTAAAAAAATTGTTTAAAAAATCTAGAATTGTTCAATTCACTGCTACACCTTACAGACATGATAGGCAGCCTATAGAGGGTAAAGTAGTTTTCAATTACCCACTTTCCCAAGCTTTAAAAGATAAATGCTTTTCAAAAATTTCACTTATCGCAGTGGATGAAAGACATCCAAAAAAGAAAGATTTAGCTATCGCCCAAGCCGCTGTACAAAAGTTAATAGCAGATCGAAAACAAGGCTGGAAAAACCATAGAATTATGGTTCGAGCTAATAGATTGGAAAAAGCTACCGAGCTTTTAGCACTATATCAAAGCTGTTTTCCAGATGAGAGAATTACACTTGTTCACTCTAACTCCCCCCAAAGAAAAAGAATTATTGAAGATATAAAAAGGGATATGTATGACATTGTAATTTGTGTAGATATGCTTAAAGAAGGTTTTGATTATCCTAATTTTAAAATTGCTGCTGTTCACGGTATGCATAAATCTATCTCTGTCTTACTACAGTTTATTGGTCGTTTTACCAGAACACAGGAGGGACTTGGAGATGCCTCGTTCATTGTAAATTATGCTGAAGAAAACATGTCTCTAGAATTGGAGAACTTATTTCAAGAAGGCACTGGATGGGAACATGTTATTAGCCAAATTGCAGATGCTAGAAAAGCTCAAGCTGAATCTCTCCTTTCATTTTTACAAGGATGTCAACCATATGCTAGCTTTGACTCTCCCGATATCACATTAAATCCCAAGTTAGTATACCCAGCTTTAAGCTGCGTTTGTTTTCATGCGGATAAAGTAGATTGGCTTAAATTTAAAGATGCATTTAACATAAATAAATATGCTATTTCCCAACCCTATTTTAATCAATTAGAAAATGTTTTTTATTTCACCACACAAAGTCGGGACAAAGTAAAATGGGCTCGTTCAGATAAAATTAGGGATCAGACTTGGGGGCTTGTTGTTCTACATTACGACATTTCAACTAAACTTCTTTATTTAGGATACTCAGACAAACTACTTGATATAGAAAATTTAATTAAAAAAATTAGCCTAGATACAGCAGTTCAAATTAAAGATGATAATGTTTTTAAAGCTTTTCACAATATAAAAAGATTAAGTATTGTCCATGCAGGTATCTTCAAACCAGCTAATCATCTACATCGCTACTCTCGACTAAGTGGGGCTGATGTAACTGCTGAGTTAAGCAAATGGAAAGAAGGAAATAGATGCAAGAAATCAGATTTTGTTGGTATCGGTTTTAAAGAAGGTAAACCTATCAGCATAGGAGCATCTATTAAAGGTAAAGTCTGGAGCCCTTCTAAAGCTGCTGATCTAAAAGAGTGGAAAGAATGGTGTATTAATATTGGAAAAGTAATTACAGATCCCAACATTGATGCGAATCAAATTCTAGAGGACTCAGCTGAAAAAATTCAGCTAGAAGAATATCCTGACAATATGATTGTTTTAGGTACAGATTGGGCAGAAGATCTTTATGAAAAAATACATAAGCTAACTTTAGAGGTAGATGGAATTTCTTATCTACTCTCTGAAGCAAAAATTAATTTTATTAATTTTACTACCCAGACAGCTCATTTCAAGATATCTATTTATGAAACTGAAATCTTATTTTCACTTACGTTAGGCGGAGAAAAAGGGTTCCAAATTGAAAGATTAGATGATAAAAAAATATATATTTCAGGTTTAAAAAAAGATGAAATACTATTAAAAAAATTCTTAGAAGACTACCCGCCAACACTTTTTTTAATTAATAGTGATACTATCGCAGGATGTATCCACACAAAATTTAGTGATAAACCAGAATATCGAATTCCAAAAGAAAGAATGGAAGCTTTGGAATGGAATGATGTAAATTTTAAGATTGAATCTATCTATAAAGATGGAGGAATGCGTACAAATTCTATTCAAGAATTTATGATGAAAAAATTTATTTCTGAGGGAGCCAATATTGTCTTTAATGATGATAATTCTGGAGAGGCCGCAGATATTATTGCAATATTCAAAGAGGAAAATCTTATTCGTTTTGAACTTGCTCACTGTAAATATTCTAAAGAAAAGGCTGGAGCAAGGCTATCCGATCTATATGAAGTATGTGGACAAGCAATAATATCTTTACGTTATAAATGGAGACCTGAAGAATTAATACGACATTTATTACGCCGCAATCAAACAGGTGTTCTTGCTGGAAAGAGATTTTACTATGGTGAGCAAGATGAGCTAAACGAGATCAATAAAGCACTAAAGTACACAAATGTTGAGTTCGTTTTCTCAATAGCTCAACCAGGAGTAAACATTTCTTTAATGACTACAGATATGTATGATTTCTTGAGTTCCACCTATTCTACTGTTATTGATATGACTGAGACTAAACTTAAATGTTATTTCAATAAGTAA